The sequence below is a genomic window from Equus caballus isolate H_3958 breed thoroughbred chromosome 11, TB-T2T, whole genome shotgun sequence.
tttctttaccaaaaaaaaaaaaagccacctccACCCTTGACAGCCTTGAAGTCCTTGATTCATTTCTAAGCCACTCTGTCTAATAGCCACTTGCTGACTTCTCTGTGTCCACCACCAACTCTGAGCAGAAACCCAGCCGACTGCCTGCAGCCTCGGCACCTCGCCGGCCCCTGGTACTTAACACTCAAAGGAGTAGTTACTGTCTGCTGAGTGCTGTCTTAAGTGCCTTACTATGAATTACTTTATATTATCCTCATAAAGTAGTTTTCTATGTTATTATTTATCAGAATAATATTATTGTAATGTAAGTAATATTTATTGTTACTCCTATTTTATAGACGAGAGTAGTGAGGTACAGAAATGTGAGGAAACTTCCCCCAGGTTCCCCAGTCAGAAAATGcagagattcaaacccagacagtctgacCCAGAGCCAGCACTCTTCGTCATTGTGGCTACTGCATCTTAATGAGAGTCttttaaatgaactaataaattATCCACATGATTCCGCAGGGAGCGAGGGTAAACGCTGCTGGAGACCCTTCTGGGCCTCGACATGGAGACACAGTGAAAAGAGGACGAGCTGGGAGCCCAGCTGAAGTGAGTATTGGCTGGGAGACCAGCTGGACCCCAGACTCGGCTTCGCAGACATTCTTACTTTCCCGGGACACTGACACTTACCCTCAGCTGGGTGGGACACAAATACCAGGAATGTCAGTACTTCCCCCCAATACAGGCAGACACGCCAGGCCCGAATCGGCCCGGGCCAGCATGGCAGAGTCTCGTAGCACCCACCACAAGTCACAAAATGGAGGCAGGGGAAGGGCCCTGGTTCAGAAAGACTAGGGAGGTGAACACCATGAAGCTACAGGGCAGAGAAGAGGCCAAAGATCAAAACCAGAGGCACGAGGTAAGGGAGGACCCTACAGCCAGCTGGGGCCGAGATTCTGTCTGCCCAGACAGAACACCTTGGCCAAGGATGCTGGTCCAGCTCGCCCAGTGCAcgagggaagagggagaagatgggTTGGCACCAGTTAAGGGCACAGCTCCCCAGTGACCCATTCAGAGGTGACACCCAGCAGCCACTTGGGATCCTGGGACTTCCTCTGTTGGCACCACTGTTTCCATTTTAACTACTGTGTTCACAGTAGGTAAGTGGAGCTGGCACCTCCAGGAGAAAAGGCGTGGGTAAAAGGTTGAGATCACCTCACCCCCGAGTCCCCAAGAGAACCTCCACCTAGCAGCCCACGCCAGGCCAGGACCAGCACCCTGTTTGGTTTCATAATGAACGAGCATTCAGAGGGTCACACACTTTCCCTTCCTATAGCCAAAGCCCAGCACTCACCCGCATGGGCTCATCCGGGAAGCCGGGTTTGCTCGGCCTGTCCTGGCGCCGGGATCTCAGGAGCTGCTTGGCCTGCTTTTCCGTCAGAATCGGGGAGGCCCCTGAAAAAGTCACGGAGGGGCCTTAGGGACTCTGGGGCACACGAGTCCATGTCCATCTCACAGTCTGAGGCAAAGGATTTGCAAGTTCAATTTCGGTCAAAACACAAAAGTTCTTTCACAGGGACCTGTCCCAAAGGACGTGGCATTCCAGAGGGCTCAGACGGAGCTCTAAATTGTTTCTAATATGGTTAACTCAGCGCAAATGCTGCGCTTCTTAAACACATTTACCTACTGCCGCAATGGCCCATTCCTTTAAAAGTGGATAttaatttaatatgtttttttaaatatattttctccagTTCTCTGTGAATGTGTTTCTCATCCCTTAGGTTTGCTTTGGTGGGAATTTTTAAAACCCGAATACACTAAATCAAGTTAAAGTTGTTATTGCAAGATATCCCGTGACAAGATTATGTTAAACATGATAGTCACACATGATCCCTCAAAGAATATATTatgataataaaattaaattcttttgaTAATCACACTAACTCTAAAGAATATTATCAAGTAACAGTCTATCAAATTTTGATAATCTCATATGAACTCTAAAAAAAAGGCATAGTTGAAGATTTATCAGCAATTTTAAGAATTAGTGTTCAAGTacatttaaagattaaaaattaatatgtccCTAATGATAGCAGTTCTAAGAGCCtgcttttaggggaaaaaagcaatgAATTATTGTCcattatatattatttgaaatgaaaaaatattttaataatataaaatagactTATTCCAGTTTATCATGTCGGCATAGAAATAGGCTGTTTTTAGAGCTGATGCTCACCTGAGAAGAAAGGCAGTAAGGTGAGAGACAGCACAAGCACAATTAATGTCTTCATCCTGTCTCGgttcctctctctgcctgttgTCGAGTGAGCTCCCCCGCAATGAGCCAGCCTGCTTGAAGGGAGCACGTCCGGCCCGAGGCTGGCTCCTGCTTTGACTAACAGCGTGACAGTATGATGCTAAATGCGTCTGACTCTGAGTTGTTGGTATgaccatgaaaatatttttttctgaattcctaTAAACATTCATCCTGAGGAAGGAAATTATCCCCCTGTAATAGGACTTTCAGAGCCTGAATTTGAGAAAGCAACATGTGATATTCATTTCATGGAAACGGATAGAGATACACCATAGTTTGTGAATGTTTATCTGTAGCTTCAGTTTATGCTCCCGCTCTTTCATTGAGAATTAATCATCTCTTACATTTGCaaattttatgacatttttccaaagtccATTCACAAATCTAATTTGACCCTTCCAATAATTTCAGGGGCAGGCACGGAAATTAGCAAGGGACATAAGGAGggggaaattttcttttcagctgACTTTGGAACCAGAAAGACCAGGGTCCACATCCTGGCTTCACGTCTTTCTAGCAATGTAACCTTCAGTAAATCACTTACGCTTTCTGAACTgcagtttcctcccctgtaaaagggagaaaatggtaCCTACTTTTTGGGATGTGATGAAGGTTGAGGGGTACGGTATGAACTGCATGACAGCTAGCACCACTCAACATCGTCCATCTCCACTTTACAAATACAAAGTGAAGTTCAGAGGCGAAATCACATCCAAGGTCACACGTTACGGATGCTGAAGTAGAACCAGCCTTCTGTCTTTAAAGCCTGCTGCTCTTCCCATCATGCCCCAAAAGGGCCTCCTGCGATAGGCTGTCAGTAAGACTATAAGCAGTCCTACTTCACACATAAGGtaataagattatttttataaagacaaCAAAAATCTCAGTAAGCTGAAGTCTTCTTCAATTCAAATCATCTATAAATAGCACATAAAGGAATTATTAAATGTATTATAAAGTATGTCTGGAAGCTATGTGGCATTTATTGCAATAAAATTCTCAATTCAGAGAAATGATCTGCTGTTTCTGTGGTCACTTTGCCAACCCAAAAGAAAACAATACCCCATCTGTGGTTGCCCAAGTTGACACTAATGTCTTGTAACTAATATTAAACCTAAAGATCTGCCCACTCTGTTGGTATAAAGATAGTTTGAACAGACggtaaacaagagaaaaaatcatACATTGTTAgcaaagatgcttaatcttttaATTTGCTCAAAATTAGATGCTTGGTTTTAGGGAATCTGTCGCTATTAATATGCTTCTGTTTTTATGTAGTTTTCAATGACTCAGGATTTTAGGAGTACTCTTTTAGGAAGATATATTTGTCACATTTATGTGCATTGccaaatttttccttccttttgttctttgtgATTGGATTGAACACTAAGTGTATTGTTTTCTTATATCAAATAAAGATTTTCTGTGgaccagaaaaagaaatttataccTAGCTAAAAATTTCCAATGTGTCCCCTCTAAATTTACTataaaagtactttttaattcAGTAACTTTTGTCTATATCAGCATTGtccaataaaaacataaagtgAGCCACAGATGCAAGCCACAGAGGTAGTTTAAATCTTATATGAGCCacatttttctaaaagtaaaaagcaggtgaaattttttatattatattttatttaacatgaaatatccaaaatagtaTCATTTCAATTTGCTGTCAAGataaattattaatgagatactctacatttattttttgtataagtcttcaaaatctggtgtggATTTTACGCTCATACCTTTCAAGAGCTCAggagccacatgtgactagtggctaccacgTTGAACAGCGTGGGTCTAGATCCTTCCATCTCTATTGCCACCACCCAAGTCTAGGCTACTGTTACTTCTCACTCGGTTTCCTGAACCAGGCTCCCAATTGGTCTCTCAGCTTCCCTCCCTGTTCACTTCAATGCATTCTCTACGCAGAAACAATGATGACCTtcttaaatagaaatataaaatataaattggacttcatcacgTCCCTGCTTAAGAATCCTTCTTTATCTTCCCACTGGACTCAGAAAAAATCAGAATCCTTACCATGCTTACTCCAGGACCCTGTGTTATCTGTGCCTGCTGCCCTTTCCAATCCCACTCTGACCACTCCCCTCCAGCTCACTCCAGCCTAGCTACACTCAGTTACTTTCAATTTAACAAGctctttcccacctcagggcctttgcacatgctcttcttcCCTCTTTTAATGACTGGatctttctcatctttcaggTTTCCATTTGAAATTTCTCTTGCTCAGGCAAGCCTGCCTTTACCAGCCTACTTCATGATGGTTCCTGTCCCCATCACCATGACTCTCCATCACATAGCACTCatcattatatgtaaatattgtctttatttgttaacttttaaaaatctgactcCTCCACTGGACTGTATGCTCTAAGTAAgcttgtattacttttataatttaaaaagaaaaaaggaacctCTGGTGGACTGGAGGGGTGAAGCTAAAGAAAGTCAGGGGCCTGTATCCCACCCTGGGATGCTGGCTCAAGGTCTCAGGTGGAGAAGGCCCTTCAGGTGTGATGCCGTCAGGGCCATTCAAATGCCGGTCAGCTTGCCCCTGGGGATATGGTCCCAAAAGCAGGGACTATAGGAAAACTGAAAGAGCAAGGTCACCTTGTTGTGAGCGTCACTCTAGTGGGGAGAAACCTCTTCTACCTGCCTACTCTCACTCCCAGGAAGAGCAGCAGGCGTGAGTCAGCAGGGCTCACAGTGGAAGATGCAATTCCCAAAAAATCCACAAGGTGGCGAGTAGGGAGAAGAACCAGGAACAACCAAGGTCAGGGGAAAGAAACCCAAGGCCACCAAGGTTAACTATTCTAGAAGTTGCCAGGAGTCGGAGGGAATCCACTGCAGGTGGAGAGAGATGCAGTGCCTGAGACTGTTTTCCTAGGGTTTGAACTGACCTGAAGGTCCCCATCAGATGCTGAGGCCTAGGAAAGCTGCATTATCAATTTGACAACATTTAAGCATATATGAAGGAAGAATGCCACACCCATATTCACAGCGCCCTAACAGAACTAATCTtctcatttgtgtgagttccCCATCTTTTCTGAGAAGGAATTCTCAAATCACACAGATCCACATAAAGCCAACGGCCTCCAGCTCTCAACATCGTCACACTGGACAAGACCATGACTTCAAATTCCATGAGCTAAAGAAACCAGGGGCAAGggaacatatttttctttaaaaaaaaaa
It includes:
- the C11H17orf67 gene encoding uncharacterized protein C17orf67 homolog, with amino-acid sequence MKTLIVLVLSLTLLPFFSGASPILTEKQAKQLLRSRRQDRPSKPGFPDEPMREYMHHLLRLEHRAEEQFLEHWLNPHCKPHCDRNVVHPV